The proteins below come from a single Salvelinus alpinus chromosome 18, SLU_Salpinus.1, whole genome shotgun sequence genomic window:
- the LOC139544067 gene encoding uncharacterized protein isoform X1 produces the protein MSAFIAHPSVRIRGTEHTYNPVLCQDDDCSGKDKGTHMHCPLCTVVEAYHDPLILRAHYRIKHVDKGIDFAGLKVLRCCNHCEIVGTIKGEKRFKGAHWHCYRCRNGFNRRDEAIKHYKTHFRNPHTTFQIQVTQEVNSRQYYDQSPEAHPKAYGGLEVCTGSGVEGGDMGTIMAQPILNTANTETLLTVEPKVSYMSHDLCSVNNGILVAAEEEVGPSQHTLDQTQTLVLMDPDGQGGNLIYEEAASIISEQGGESLEQALHIEKHLLELHQQNVTLRQEKDAMEKRLRAEIHRLNEQVASVVQANIKMFEELKLYRSAENSQQRIDQLVKSLEMQHRTLIHTQLASLRTELLRQAERTTPVNGHTELTVSLVGEIATHPGEMALFEEEQTETRVEREEEALTMVVVQMGPDPGDLVPISGDACLVAGKNEESSVPELDSVDSGAEPFKNATESLEDKEGEEKSSRKRSPKEEPGGESEAKLQRIC, from the exons ATGTCGGCTTTTATT GCCCACCCTTCGGTGCGGATCAGGGGCACAGAGCACACCTACAACCCAGTGTTGTGTCAGGACGATGACTGCTCAGGCAAGGACAAGGGCACTCATATGCACTGTCCTCTCTGCACTGTGGTCGAGGCCTATCACGACCCTCTTATCCTACGGGCTCATTACCGCATTAAACATGTTGACAAGGGCATCGACTTTGCTG GCCTAAAAGTGCTTCGATGCTGCAACCACTGTGAGATCGTGGGCACCATCAAAGGGGAGAAGAGGTTCAAGGGTGCACACTGGCACTGCTACCGCTGCCGAAACGGCTTCAACCGCCGAGACGAGGCCATCAAACACTATAAGACCCACTTCCGGAACCCCCACACCACCTTCCAGATACAGGTCACACAG GAGGTGAACAGCCGACAGTATTATGACCAGAGTCCGGAGGCCCACCCTAAAGCCTATGGAGGGCTGGAAGTGTGTACGGGCTctggggtggaggggggagacATGGGGACTATCATGGCGCAGCCAATCCTCAACACAGCCAACACGGAGACTCTGCTCACTGTGGAACCCAAGGTTTCATATATGTCTCATGATTTGTG CAGCGTGAACAACGGGATCCTAGTGGCGGCCGAAGAGGAGGTGGGGCCTTCCCAGCATACCCTGGACCAGACCCAGACGCTGGTTCTCATGGACCCAGATGGACAGGGAGGCAACCTGATTTACGAGGAGGCGGCCAGCATTATCTCTGAACAG GGCGGGGAGAGTCTGGAGCAGGCCCTACATATAGAGAAGCATCTGCTGGAGCTCCACCAGCAAAACGTGACCTTGCGGCAGGAGAAGGACGCCATGGAGAAGAGGCTAAGGGCAGAGATCCACAGACTTAACGAACAG GTAGCCAGTGTGGTGCAGGCCAACATCAAGATGTTTGAGGAGCTAAAGCTGTACCGCTCTGCAGAGAACAGCCAGCAGAGAATCGATCAGCTG GTGAAGAGTCTGGAGATGCAACACCGCACTCTCATCCACACCCAGCTAGCCTCCCTGAGGACAGAGCTTCTACGGCAGGCTGAGAGAACAACGCCCGTCAACGGCCACACAGAGCTCACAGTCAGCCTGGTTGGTGAGATAGCCACTCACCCTGGGGAGATGGCCCTCTTTGAGGAGGAACAGACTGAAacaagggtagagagggaggaagaagcaTTAACCATGGTGGTGGTTCAGATGGGCCCTGACCCAGGGGACTTGGTACCGATATCGGGTGATGCATGTTTGGTGGCTGGGAAGAATGAGGAATCATCGGTCCCTGAGCTGGACAGTGTTGACTCTGGGGCAGAGCCCTTCAAGAATGCTACAGAATCCCTTGAAGacaaagagggggaggagaaatcGTCAAGGAAGCGCAGCCCCAAAGAGGAACCCGGGGGGGAGAGTGAAGCCAAACTGCAACGCATCTGTTGA
- the LOC139544067 gene encoding uncharacterized protein isoform X2, with the protein MSAFIAHPSVRIRGTEHTYNPVLCQDDDCSGKDKGTHMHCPLCTVVEAYHDPLILRAHYRIKHVDKGIDFAGLKVLRCCNHCEIVGTIKGEKRFKGAHWHCYRCRNGFNRRDEAIKHYKTHFRNPHTTFQIQVTQEVNSRQYYDQSPEAHPKAYGGLEVCTGSGVEGGDMGTIMAQPILNTANTETLLTVEPKVSYMSHDLCVNNGILVAAEEEVGPSQHTLDQTQTLVLMDPDGQGGNLIYEEAASIISEQGGESLEQALHIEKHLLELHQQNVTLRQEKDAMEKRLRAEIHRLNEQVASVVQANIKMFEELKLYRSAENSQQRIDQLVKSLEMQHRTLIHTQLASLRTELLRQAERTTPVNGHTELTVSLVGEIATHPGEMALFEEEQTETRVEREEEALTMVVVQMGPDPGDLVPISGDACLVAGKNEESSVPELDSVDSGAEPFKNATESLEDKEGEEKSSRKRSPKEEPGGESEAKLQRIC; encoded by the exons ATGTCGGCTTTTATT GCCCACCCTTCGGTGCGGATCAGGGGCACAGAGCACACCTACAACCCAGTGTTGTGTCAGGACGATGACTGCTCAGGCAAGGACAAGGGCACTCATATGCACTGTCCTCTCTGCACTGTGGTCGAGGCCTATCACGACCCTCTTATCCTACGGGCTCATTACCGCATTAAACATGTTGACAAGGGCATCGACTTTGCTG GCCTAAAAGTGCTTCGATGCTGCAACCACTGTGAGATCGTGGGCACCATCAAAGGGGAGAAGAGGTTCAAGGGTGCACACTGGCACTGCTACCGCTGCCGAAACGGCTTCAACCGCCGAGACGAGGCCATCAAACACTATAAGACCCACTTCCGGAACCCCCACACCACCTTCCAGATACAGGTCACACAG GAGGTGAACAGCCGACAGTATTATGACCAGAGTCCGGAGGCCCACCCTAAAGCCTATGGAGGGCTGGAAGTGTGTACGGGCTctggggtggaggggggagacATGGGGACTATCATGGCGCAGCCAATCCTCAACACAGCCAACACGGAGACTCTGCTCACTGTGGAACCCAAGGTTTCATATATGTCTCATGATTTGTG CGTGAACAACGGGATCCTAGTGGCGGCCGAAGAGGAGGTGGGGCCTTCCCAGCATACCCTGGACCAGACCCAGACGCTGGTTCTCATGGACCCAGATGGACAGGGAGGCAACCTGATTTACGAGGAGGCGGCCAGCATTATCTCTGAACAG GGCGGGGAGAGTCTGGAGCAGGCCCTACATATAGAGAAGCATCTGCTGGAGCTCCACCAGCAAAACGTGACCTTGCGGCAGGAGAAGGACGCCATGGAGAAGAGGCTAAGGGCAGAGATCCACAGACTTAACGAACAG GTAGCCAGTGTGGTGCAGGCCAACATCAAGATGTTTGAGGAGCTAAAGCTGTACCGCTCTGCAGAGAACAGCCAGCAGAGAATCGATCAGCTG GTGAAGAGTCTGGAGATGCAACACCGCACTCTCATCCACACCCAGCTAGCCTCCCTGAGGACAGAGCTTCTACGGCAGGCTGAGAGAACAACGCCCGTCAACGGCCACACAGAGCTCACAGTCAGCCTGGTTGGTGAGATAGCCACTCACCCTGGGGAGATGGCCCTCTTTGAGGAGGAACAGACTGAAacaagggtagagagggaggaagaagcaTTAACCATGGTGGTGGTTCAGATGGGCCCTGACCCAGGGGACTTGGTACCGATATCGGGTGATGCATGTTTGGTGGCTGGGAAGAATGAGGAATCATCGGTCCCTGAGCTGGACAGTGTTGACTCTGGGGCAGAGCCCTTCAAGAATGCTACAGAATCCCTTGAAGacaaagagggggaggagaaatcGTCAAGGAAGCGCAGCCCCAAAGAGGAACCCGGGGGGGAGAGTGAAGCCAAACTGCAACGCATCTGTTGA
- the LOC139544067 gene encoding uncharacterized protein isoform X3: MSAFIAHPSVRIRGTEHTYNPVLCQDDDCSGKDKGTHMHCPLCTVVEAYHDPLILRAHYRIKHVDKGIDFAGLKVLRCCNHCEIVGTIKGEKRFKGAHWHCYRCRNGFNRRDEAIKHYKTHFRNPHTTFQIQVTQEVNSRQYYDQSPEAHPKAYGGLEVCTGSGVEGGDMGTIMAQPILNTANTETLLTVEPKDSSVNNGILVAAEEEVGPSQHTLDQTQTLVLMDPDGQGGNLIYEEAASIISEQGGESLEQALHIEKHLLELHQQNVTLRQEKDAMEKRLRAEIHRLNEQVASVVQANIKMFEELKLYRSAENSQQRIDQLVKSLEMQHRTLIHTQLASLRTELLRQAERTTPVNGHTELTVSLVGEIATHPGEMALFEEEQTETRVEREEEALTMVVVQMGPDPGDLVPISGDACLVAGKNEESSVPELDSVDSGAEPFKNATESLEDKEGEEKSSRKRSPKEEPGGESEAKLQRIC, encoded by the exons ATGTCGGCTTTTATT GCCCACCCTTCGGTGCGGATCAGGGGCACAGAGCACACCTACAACCCAGTGTTGTGTCAGGACGATGACTGCTCAGGCAAGGACAAGGGCACTCATATGCACTGTCCTCTCTGCACTGTGGTCGAGGCCTATCACGACCCTCTTATCCTACGGGCTCATTACCGCATTAAACATGTTGACAAGGGCATCGACTTTGCTG GCCTAAAAGTGCTTCGATGCTGCAACCACTGTGAGATCGTGGGCACCATCAAAGGGGAGAAGAGGTTCAAGGGTGCACACTGGCACTGCTACCGCTGCCGAAACGGCTTCAACCGCCGAGACGAGGCCATCAAACACTATAAGACCCACTTCCGGAACCCCCACACCACCTTCCAGATACAGGTCACACAG GAGGTGAACAGCCGACAGTATTATGACCAGAGTCCGGAGGCCCACCCTAAAGCCTATGGAGGGCTGGAAGTGTGTACGGGCTctggggtggaggggggagacATGGGGACTATCATGGCGCAGCCAATCCTCAACACAGCCAACACGGAGACTCTGCTCACTGTGGAACCCAAG GACAGCAGCGTGAACAACGGGATCCTAGTGGCGGCCGAAGAGGAGGTGGGGCCTTCCCAGCATACCCTGGACCAGACCCAGACGCTGGTTCTCATGGACCCAGATGGACAGGGAGGCAACCTGATTTACGAGGAGGCGGCCAGCATTATCTCTGAACAG GGCGGGGAGAGTCTGGAGCAGGCCCTACATATAGAGAAGCATCTGCTGGAGCTCCACCAGCAAAACGTGACCTTGCGGCAGGAGAAGGACGCCATGGAGAAGAGGCTAAGGGCAGAGATCCACAGACTTAACGAACAG GTAGCCAGTGTGGTGCAGGCCAACATCAAGATGTTTGAGGAGCTAAAGCTGTACCGCTCTGCAGAGAACAGCCAGCAGAGAATCGATCAGCTG GTGAAGAGTCTGGAGATGCAACACCGCACTCTCATCCACACCCAGCTAGCCTCCCTGAGGACAGAGCTTCTACGGCAGGCTGAGAGAACAACGCCCGTCAACGGCCACACAGAGCTCACAGTCAGCCTGGTTGGTGAGATAGCCACTCACCCTGGGGAGATGGCCCTCTTTGAGGAGGAACAGACTGAAacaagggtagagagggaggaagaagcaTTAACCATGGTGGTGGTTCAGATGGGCCCTGACCCAGGGGACTTGGTACCGATATCGGGTGATGCATGTTTGGTGGCTGGGAAGAATGAGGAATCATCGGTCCCTGAGCTGGACAGTGTTGACTCTGGGGCAGAGCCCTTCAAGAATGCTACAGAATCCCTTGAAGacaaagagggggaggagaaatcGTCAAGGAAGCGCAGCCCCAAAGAGGAACCCGGGGGGGAGAGTGAAGCCAAACTGCAACGCATCTGTTGA